The Brasilonema sennae CENA114 genome includes a region encoding these proteins:
- the cas3 gene encoding type I-D CRISPR-associated helicase Cas3' yields MVNQRLVTKLEPRSIFACASLPDELSFMNNALQHQVEVFEKSRDVDIILDLAPTGTGKTKAGFTVLLHQPTKSAIYIAPTNALVEQQREAAEKFVKEAGLPHVIKSASAREIRTWSDDKVGKRPGEKLYNVLRNPATIFSEVGANKPIILVTNPDIFYYATFFAYNKLDRSNIASSFYTKFGTVIFDEFHLYDAKQLVGLLFYLAYSHLFGFFKYGRRVVLLTATPEPACELALQSLEKQAVRIARIDGETGNGKSLPSQTTVNLELRPQPDTREEWLAELAFEVVQRFRERPKENGAVILDSLDSINRLKELLDKQGLTDYIGRMTGPAPFKDRQRAMECQIILATSTVDVGFNFERNPAPTRQNLDWLIFSARNRAAFWQRIGRVGRVLGKCETNINSEAIAYLPAIAWEEGLASLDISGGRIALEQTLKNLPCLEKPFLLAYWRSEAFLEIARPLLELEEAFQDIAGAELIPQLFETIKSTLGGNRTWDDCRFRIKVLRGAENLSKASLKDVQNKWKFTPGGQAFVRTYIKAKYPEDWDDLQAGRVSLDDYERLFKQDEEAAKDLKEFAEIFSTSYAPLFSFRNTFFESLPIRDPHGYLLDESEETRLDPIHLLRHYEFVPNGELIEVTSRAKENYELVFRLSYPDTWQEFVNTELNKLTAFKNCRIERRLGVGGAIRPTPLIQVLEKHLIPGMIIAEKENQYIIFQMRKEGIVSYPIVIQCSNAQKEYRFLPGIAGILTMAMKGKQLRLPDDEPFIV; encoded by the coding sequence ATGGTTAATCAAAGATTAGTTACTAAACTTGAACCTCGTAGTATTTTCGCCTGTGCATCATTACCCGATGAACTTTCATTCATGAACAATGCACTTCAACATCAAGTTGAGGTTTTTGAAAAATCTCGCGATGTTGATATTATCCTTGATTTAGCACCGACAGGTACAGGTAAAACAAAAGCGGGATTCACAGTTTTATTGCACCAACCTACGAAAAGTGCTATCTACATTGCCCCGACTAATGCTTTGGTAGAACAGCAACGTGAAGCCGCAGAGAAGTTTGTAAAAGAAGCTGGTTTACCTCATGTCATTAAATCTGCTTCGGCAAGAGAAATTAGAACATGGTCTGATGATAAAGTGGGTAAGCGACCAGGAGAGAAACTATATAACGTTTTGCGAAATCCTGCAACTATATTTTCGGAAGTAGGAGCAAATAAACCAATTATATTAGTGACAAACCCTGATATTTTTTACTACGCTACTTTCTTCGCTTACAATAAGCTAGATAGAAGTAATATCGCCAGTAGTTTTTACACCAAGTTTGGGACAGTCATTTTTGATGAATTTCATCTATATGATGCTAAACAGTTAGTAGGGTTGCTGTTCTATCTCGCTTATTCCCATCTTTTTGGCTTTTTTAAGTATGGAAGACGGGTTGTTTTACTAACAGCTACACCAGAACCAGCTTGTGAATTAGCACTGCAAAGTTTAGAAAAGCAGGCTGTGAGAATAGCCAGAATAGATGGAGAGACTGGTAATGGTAAAAGTTTACCATCTCAAACAACAGTCAATCTAGAATTAAGACCACAACCTGATACTAGGGAGGAGTGGCTAGCAGAGTTAGCGTTTGAAGTTGTCCAACGGTTTCGCGAAAGACCTAAAGAAAATGGTGCAGTCATTCTGGATTCTCTAGATAGTATTAATCGTCTCAAAGAGTTGTTGGACAAGCAAGGACTGACTGATTATATCGGACGCATGACTGGTCCTGCACCTTTTAAAGATAGACAACGGGCAATGGAGTGTCAAATAATTTTGGCAACTAGCACTGTAGATGTTGGATTTAACTTTGAAAGAAATCCTGCACCAACACGACAAAATTTAGATTGGTTGATTTTTTCAGCCCGTAATCGTGCTGCATTTTGGCAAAGAATTGGTAGAGTCGGACGTGTTTTGGGTAAATGTGAGACTAACATAAACTCAGAAGCGATAGCTTATTTACCAGCTATAGCTTGGGAAGAAGGTTTAGCCTCCCTCGATATATCTGGAGGACGTATTGCACTTGAACAAACATTGAAGAATCTTCCTTGTTTAGAGAAACCATTCTTGCTTGCATACTGGCGTTCGGAAGCGTTTTTAGAAATTGCTCGTCCATTATTAGAACTTGAAGAAGCATTTCAGGATATAGCAGGTGCAGAACTCATCCCACAGCTTTTTGAAACAATAAAATCAACTTTAGGAGGAAACCGTACTTGGGATGACTGTCGCTTTAGGATAAAAGTTTTACGAGGTGCTGAGAACCTTAGTAAAGCTTCGCTTAAAGATGTCCAAAACAAATGGAAATTTACTCCTGGTGGTCAAGCTTTTGTGAGAACTTACATTAAAGCTAAATACCCTGAAGATTGGGATGACTTACAAGCAGGACGTGTGAGTTTAGATGACTATGAACGACTATTCAAACAAGATGAGGAAGCGGCAAAGGATTTAAAAGAATTTGCAGAGATTTTCAGTACCAGCTATGCACCATTATTCTCTTTCAGAAATACTTTCTTTGAAAGTCTCCCAATTCGCGATCCTCATGGTTATCTCTTAGATGAATCAGAAGAAACACGCCTCGATCCTATTCATCTCTTACGTCACTACGAATTTGTTCCAAATGGAGAACTTATAGAAGTCACTAGTCGTGCCAAGGAAAATTATGAACTGGTTTTTCGTCTGAGTTATCCTGATACTTGGCAAGAATTTGTCAATACAGAACTCAATAAACTGACTGCTTTCAAAAATTGCCGTATTGAACGACGTTTAGGAGTAGGAGGAGCAATACGACCTACGCCCTTGATTCAAGTGCTAGAAAAACATCTCATACCAGGGATGATTATAGCTGAAAAAGAGAACCAATATATCATCTTCCAAATGCGAAAAGAAGGAATTGTTTCATATCCTATTGTCATTCAATGTAGCAATGCCCAAAAAGAATACAGATTTTTACCTGGGATTGCAGGAATCTTAACAATGGCAATGAAGGGTAAACAATTGCGTCTTCCAGATGATGAACCCTTTATAGTTTAA
- the cas4 gene encoding CRISPR-associated protein Cas4: protein MNETEYIPIASLNQYAYCPHRCWRMFCTGEFIDNQYTIEGTSLHERVHTLGEGHRESTWQVRAIWLKSDKYKLIGKSDLIESENGELYPVEYKRGRKGEWDNDELQVCAQALCLEEITGQTVTTGYVYYAHSHQRQFVEITEELRQSTVATIEAVQMLLLTGTMPKAIKTKRCTGCSLYTRCLPEVVDKVGRYQEAS, encoded by the coding sequence ATGAATGAGACAGAATATATTCCTATTGCTTCCTTAAATCAATATGCCTATTGTCCACATCGCTGCTGGCGAATGTTTTGTACCGGAGAATTTATTGATAACCAATACACAATTGAAGGGACAAGTTTACATGAACGCGTCCACACATTAGGGGAAGGACATCGTGAATCAACCTGGCAAGTTCGAGCAATTTGGCTCAAATCAGACAAATACAAACTTATCGGTAAATCTGATTTAATTGAATCAGAAAACGGTGAGTTGTATCCAGTTGAATACAAGCGAGGACGTAAGGGTGAATGGGATAACGATGAGTTACAAGTTTGTGCCCAAGCTTTATGTCTAGAAGAAATCACAGGACAAACAGTTACCACTGGCTATGTTTATTACGCACACTCACATCAACGTCAATTTGTAGAAATAACAGAAGAATTGCGTCAAAGTACAGTCGCCACAATTGAAGCTGTTCAAATGCTTCTACTAACAGGTACTATGCCAAAAGCTATCAAGACAAAGCGCTGCACAGGATGCAGTTTGTACACACGGTGCTTACCAGAAGTTGTGGACAAAGTAGGACGGTATCAAGAAGCTTCTTAA
- the cas1d gene encoding type I-D CRISPR-associated endonuclease Cas1d, with amino-acid sequence MSTLYVTQDDAFIGKIDERLHVKYEKKTILDVPLIKIDGVVVLGRATVSPSAINELLQRQIPLTFLTGSGGYLGRLEPEVTKNIFVRKAQWQAAGNTPQAIHLVQGFVRGKLKNYRNTLVRRQRESNDLDLSGAIERLDNVIAPIDTTQNIDSLRGLEGAGSAAYFGCFNEMIRNTQFTFTKRVRRPPTDPVNSLLSFGYSLLRHDVQSAVNIVGFDPYLGYLHCDRYGRPSLALDLMEEFRPLVVDAVVLSTLNKQLLKVEDFVTEPLSHAVSLTNEPRKTFLRLYEQKKLSEFKHPVLGRKCTYQEAFALQARLLAKYLMGEIEKYPPLVLK; translated from the coding sequence ATGAGCACACTTTACGTTACACAAGACGACGCATTTATCGGCAAAATCGATGAGCGACTGCACGTAAAATACGAGAAAAAGACAATATTAGATGTCCCGCTTATCAAAATTGACGGTGTCGTAGTATTAGGACGCGCCACAGTTTCACCATCTGCTATCAATGAATTATTGCAGCGTCAAATTCCCCTAACATTTCTGACAGGATCTGGTGGTTATTTAGGACGTTTAGAACCAGAAGTCACCAAAAATATTTTTGTACGTAAAGCGCAATGGCAAGCCGCAGGCAATACACCTCAAGCAATTCATCTCGTCCAAGGGTTTGTACGTGGTAAACTCAAGAATTACCGTAACACCCTTGTTCGTCGTCAACGTGAATCCAACGATCTAGATTTATCTGGTGCTATTGAACGTTTAGATAATGTCATTGCACCCATCGACACAACTCAAAACATTGATTCTTTACGCGGGTTGGAAGGTGCTGGTAGCGCTGCTTACTTTGGCTGCTTTAATGAAATGATTCGCAATACACAATTCACCTTTACCAAGCGCGTTCGTCGTCCACCCACCGATCCAGTGAATTCTTTACTCAGCTTTGGTTATTCCTTATTGCGTCATGATGTCCAAAGTGCAGTTAATATTGTTGGGTTTGATCCATATTTGGGATATTTACATTGCGATCGCTATGGTAGACCATCACTAGCATTAGACTTAATGGAAGAATTCCGTCCCCTCGTGGTAGATGCAGTTGTGTTGTCTACGTTAAACAAGCAATTGTTGAAAGTTGAAGATTTTGTCACAGAACCTTTGAGTCATGCTGTTTCCCTCACCAACGAACCAAGAAAAACATTTCTGCGCCTATACGAACAAAAGAAATTATCCGAATTTAAGCATCCCGTTTTGGGACGCAAATGCACTTACCAGGAAGCTTTTGCACTGCAAGCCCGGTTACTGGCTAAATACTTAATGGGCGAAATCGAGAAATATCCACCGTTGGTTTTGAAGTAA
- the cas6 gene encoding CRISPR-associated endoribonuclease Cas6, with the protein MPHSLVLNLIPQSPIYPEFLTGRHYHALFLTLISSVDKDLGDYLHTSNADKPFTLSPLQIQRNHKSHQYKHNTLQFSHQRPIPPGTSCWWRISLLDDTLFSKLTPLWLNLNPEHPWHLGSADLYITSIFGTPQSTQPWANACSYTQLYEQASQGDRTLNLTLATPVAFRQGGYDTVLPNRECVFNSLLSRWNKYSGIEFSNIPIESIYPSFCNIHTEVIRNYDTKFVGCVGEISYRILGDIEPIAIKQINALADFALYAGVGRKTTMGMGMTRRLSSNVENYE; encoded by the coding sequence ATGCCCCACAGCCTCGTCCTTAACCTCATCCCCCAATCTCCCATCTACCCCGAATTCCTCACAGGTAGACACTACCACGCCCTATTCCTCACCCTCATCAGTTCAGTCGATAAAGATTTAGGAGACTATTTACACACATCCAACGCCGATAAACCCTTCACCCTTTCCCCCTTACAAATACAACGAAATCATAAAAGCCACCAATACAAACACAATACCTTGCAATTTTCCCATCAACGCCCAATTCCCCCAGGTACATCCTGTTGGTGGCGTATCTCGCTATTAGACGACACACTCTTTAGCAAGCTGACTCCACTGTGGCTCAATCTTAACCCCGAACACCCTTGGCATTTGGGTTCCGCAGACTTGTATATTACTAGCATCTTTGGTACACCCCAATCAACACAACCTTGGGCAAATGCTTGTAGTTATACGCAATTGTACGAGCAAGCAAGTCAGGGCGATCGCACTCTCAACCTCACCCTCGCCACACCCGTCGCCTTCCGCCAAGGAGGATACGACACCGTTTTGCCAAATCGAGAATGTGTCTTCAACAGTCTTCTCAGTCGCTGGAACAAATATAGTGGGATTGAATTTTCCAACATCCCCATCGAGTCAATTTATCCAAGTTTTTGTAACATCCATACAGAAGTTATTCGTAACTATGACACCAAATTTGTTGGTTGTGTTGGCGAAATAAGTTATCGGATTTTAGGAGATATTGAACCAATTGCAATTAAACAAATAAATGCCCTTGCTGACTTTGCTTTATATGCAGGAGTTGGACGTAAAACAACAATGGGTATGGGTATGACACGTCGCCTCTCATCAAACGTTGAAAATTATGAATGA
- the cas2 gene encoding CRISPR-associated endonuclease Cas2: MNVVVSYDISEDKRRTKIHKVLKSYGQWVQYSVFECQLSDTQYAKLRSRLHKLIKPDTDSIKFYFLCACCFGKVERIDGEPPRDETIFFAECADG; encoded by the coding sequence ATGAATGTTGTTGTGTCCTACGATATCTCTGAAGACAAGCGCCGTACAAAAATCCACAAAGTCCTCAAGTCTTATGGGCAGTGGGTGCAGTATAGTGTATTTGAGTGTCAGCTGAGCGATACTCAATATGCCAAGTTGCGATCGCGCTTACACAAACTTATCAAGCCTGATACCGATAGTATCAAGTTTTATTTTCTGTGCGCTTGCTGTTTTGGTAAAGTCGAACGTATCGACGGCGAACCACCCCGTGATGAGACGATTTTTTTTGCCGAATGCGCGGATGGGTAG